A single window of Pseudomonas lijiangensis DNA harbors:
- a CDS encoding disulfide bond formation protein B produces MYLARTRTLFFLAFIASALIIGATLYLQHAFGLIPCILCLIQRAFVIGCGLVCLIAAIHAPQEAGWRRYCVVLLALALPGALVAGFHIWLQTASVEELMPVVTQYQHLLNAFSLENVSEPSHSGTYLCAEINWSLFDITLPEWSLLAFVILCLLALYPLFSGLHRWMSVDTDAGY; encoded by the coding sequence ATGTATCTGGCCCGCACGCGTACCTTGTTCTTCCTGGCATTCATCGCAAGTGCACTGATCATTGGCGCTACCCTTTATCTGCAGCATGCGTTTGGCCTGATCCCCTGCATCCTTTGTCTCATACAGCGAGCGTTCGTCATCGGGTGTGGCCTGGTCTGTCTGATTGCGGCCATTCACGCGCCCCAGGAAGCCGGCTGGCGTCGTTATTGCGTGGTCTTGCTGGCACTGGCGCTGCCGGGTGCCCTGGTGGCGGGTTTTCATATATGGCTGCAGACCGCGTCGGTCGAAGAGTTGATGCCTGTCGTGACTCAATACCAGCATTTGCTCAATGCATTTTCTCTCGAGAACGTTAGCGAGCCTTCGCACAGCGGTACTTACCTGTGCGCCGAAATCAATTGGTCACTGTTCGATATCACTCTTCCCGAGTGGAGCCTGCTGGCTTTTGTGATCCTGTGCCTGCTGGCGTTGTACCCACTTTTCAGTGGGTTACATCGCTGGATGTCCGTCGATACTGACGCAGGGTATTAA
- the rsd gene encoding sigma D regulator produces MLESCRNTQERWGGVNLLIDRWLQDRHELIRAYDVLGDTPGQLAADRGALLKFCEILVDYVSAGHFEIYEQLNSEAQAFNDERGLELADTIYPRLEGITKLALAFNDRCEKGDCSNGAGFANEFKTLGGLLHERFELEDCLIEVLHNSHKEEAASQA; encoded by the coding sequence ATGCTGGAAAGTTGTCGCAATACTCAGGAACGCTGGGGTGGCGTCAATCTGTTGATTGATCGCTGGCTCCAGGACCGTCATGAATTGATTCGAGCCTATGACGTTCTCGGCGACACGCCCGGGCAACTGGCCGCGGATCGTGGTGCGCTGCTGAAGTTTTGTGAAATCCTGGTCGACTACGTTTCGGCTGGCCATTTCGAAATCTACGAGCAGCTCAACAGCGAAGCTCAGGCGTTCAACGATGAGCGCGGGCTTGAACTGGCCGATACGATTTATCCGCGTCTGGAAGGTATCACCAAGCTTGCTCTGGCTTTCAACGACCGCTGCGAAAAGGGCGATTGCTCCAACGGCGCAGGGTTTGCCAATGAGTTCAAGACGCTGGGTGGGCTGTTGCATGAGCGCTTCGAGCTGGAAGATTGCCTGATCGAAGTCCTGCACAACTCCCACAAGGAAGAGGCCGCTTCTCAGGCCTGA
- a CDS encoding FKBP-type peptidyl-prolyl cis-trans isomerase has translation MSRYLLTSLFLLIPLAHAGETAPAQDSHDLAYSLGASLGERLHQEVPDLDLKALVEGLKQAYQGKPLALKQERIDQILREHDAALAQAEASGTDAQSEAALTAERRFMDSEKAKPGVKTLADGILMTELTPGTGPKPEANGRVEVRYVGRLPDGTIFDQSTQPQWFRLDSVISGWTTALQGMPVGAKWRLVIPSAQAYGAEGAGDLIDPFTPLVFEIELVAVSQ, from the coding sequence ATGTCGCGCTACCTGTTAACGTCGTTGTTCCTCTTGATTCCTCTGGCGCATGCAGGTGAAACCGCACCGGCGCAGGACTCTCACGATCTCGCGTACAGTCTGGGTGCCAGCCTGGGTGAGCGTCTGCATCAAGAGGTCCCGGACCTGGACCTGAAGGCATTGGTAGAAGGCTTGAAGCAGGCTTATCAAGGCAAGCCGCTGGCGCTCAAGCAAGAACGCATCGACCAGATTCTCAGGGAGCATGATGCAGCCCTCGCGCAAGCCGAAGCCTCGGGCACCGACGCCCAGAGCGAGGCAGCGCTGACAGCAGAGCGTCGTTTCATGGACAGCGAGAAAGCCAAGCCCGGCGTGAAGACGCTGGCCGACGGCATTCTGATGACGGAACTGACTCCGGGCACCGGTCCCAAGCCTGAAGCCAATGGCCGTGTCGAAGTGCGCTATGTCGGACGCCTGCCCGACGGCACGATCTTCGATCAGAGCACTCAACCGCAGTGGTTTCGACTCGACAGCGTGATCAGTGGCTGGACCACGGCCCTGCAAGGCATGCCGGTAGGCGCGAAGTGGCGTCTGGTGATTCCTTCCGCCCAAGCCTATGGCGCAGAAGGCGCAGGCGATCTGATCGATCCGTTCACGCCGCTGGTTTTTGAAATCGAGCTGGTCGCTGTCTCGCAGTAA
- a CDS encoding AlgP family protein, whose translation MSAKKKPVNTPLHLLQQLSGSLLEHLEDACSQALSDAEKLLAKLEKQRGKAQEKLHKSRTKLQDAAAAGKAKAQTKAKNAIAELEDLLDALKDRQTETRTYILQLKRDAQESLKLAQGVGRVKEAVGKILDTRAAKPAAPAKAPAAKTAAAKTVSKTPAAKAPAKAAAKPAAKPAARAASAAKPAAKPTAAKTPAAAKPVAAKPAATKAPAAKAPVKAAAKTAAAKPAAAKATAKPVAKPAAKPAAKPAATKAPAAAKPAASSAAKPAAKAPAKTAAKPAAKPAAKPAAKPAAKPAVKTAAAKPATPAPAATPAAAPAAPAATAPSTANSVTPNTAS comes from the coding sequence ATGTCGGCCAAAAAGAAGCCAGTAAACACTCCATTGCACCTGCTCCAACAATTGTCGGGCAGCTTGCTCGAACATCTGGAAGACGCCTGCTCCCAAGCCTTGTCCGATGCCGAGAAACTGCTCGCCAAGCTTGAAAAACAACGTGGTAAAGCGCAGGAAAAACTGCACAAGTCCCGCACCAAATTGCAGGATGCTGCGGCTGCCGGCAAGGCAAAGGCCCAGACCAAGGCCAAGAATGCCATTGCAGAACTTGAAGACTTGCTCGACGCACTCAAGGATCGCCAGACCGAAACCCGCACTTACATCCTGCAGCTCAAGCGCGATGCTCAAGAGAGCCTGAAGCTTGCCCAGGGCGTTGGTCGCGTCAAAGAGGCGGTCGGCAAGATTCTGGACACTCGCGCAGCCAAGCCTGCTGCACCTGCCAAGGCTCCTGCTGCAAAAACCGCTGCTGCAAAAACCGTGAGCAAGACACCTGCTGCCAAGGCGCCAGCCAAAGCTGCGGCCAAGCCAGCTGCGAAACCGGCTGCCAGGGCTGCATCTGCTGCCAAGCCTGCCGCCAAGCCAACAGCCGCGAAAACTCCGGCTGCTGCCAAGCCAGTGGCTGCCAAACCTGCGGCGACCAAGGCTCCTGCTGCCAAGGCTCCAGTAAAAGCCGCGGCTAAAACCGCTGCTGCCAAACCTGCCGCCGCCAAAGCGACTGCCAAGCCGGTTGCCAAACCTGCAGCGAAACCCGCAGCCAAGCCAGCAGCAACCAAAGCACCGGCAGCGGCCAAACCTGCTGCCAGCAGCGCTGCCAAACCAGCGGCCAAAGCACCTGCCAAAACTGCCGCCAAGCCAGCAGCCAAGCCCGCCGCAAAACCGGCAGCCAAACCTGCTGCCAAGCCAGCGGTAAAAACGGCTGCCGCCAAACCGGCCACGCCAGCACCGGCTGCTACTCCAGCCGCTGCACCAGCCGCACCGGCTGCAACTGCTCCATCGACAGCCAATAGCGTCACGCCTAACACGGCGTCCTAA
- a CDS encoding TIGR02444 family protein — MPSDLWSFTLDFYARPGVEEACLRLQTNGANVCMVLLGVWLGKRGVKCDARRLQEIGQLAMPWHDDVVRPLRELRTQWRDAARLDPALGSLRERVKALELEAEQQLLARLQTLTQDWTVDEAEDLQSWLNGLAAEAADKDRDALQRLRVAADQP, encoded by the coding sequence ATGCCTTCTGACCTTTGGAGTTTCACCCTCGATTTCTATGCCAGACCCGGCGTCGAAGAGGCCTGCCTGCGCCTGCAAACCAACGGGGCCAATGTGTGCATGGTGCTTCTGGGTGTCTGGCTGGGCAAACGCGGCGTGAAATGTGATGCCCGGCGATTACAGGAAATCGGACAGTTGGCGATGCCATGGCACGACGACGTCGTGCGCCCTCTCAGGGAATTGCGCACGCAATGGCGTGACGCGGCGCGACTCGACCCGGCATTGGGATCGTTGCGTGAACGGGTGAAAGCGCTGGAACTGGAAGCCGAGCAGCAGTTGCTCGCACGATTGCAGACACTGACGCAGGACTGGACAGTTGATGAGGCAGAGGACTTGCAGAGCTGGCTGAACGGGCTGGCCGCAGAAGCCGCCGACAAGGACCGCGACGCGCTGCAGAGGCTGCGCGTCGCGGCGGATCAGCCTTAG
- a CDS encoding ATP-binding cassette domain-containing protein, protein MIRLQSLTLQRGPQRLLEDAELTLHAGQKAGLIGANGAGKSSLFALLRGELTPDSGDCLLPADWRIAHMRQEVDTLERLGVDYVLDGDLRLREVQRQLAEAEAAQDGAAQARLHAELDSADGYTADARARKLLAGLGFTNEQMERQVGSFSGGWRMRLNLAQALMCPSDLLLLDEPTNHLDLDAILWLEDWLKSYPGTLLLISHDRDFLDAVVDHIAHVEQRKITLYRGGYSAFERARAERLAQQQQAYEKQQAQRAHMEKYIARFKAQATKARQAQSRIKALERMEELSAAHVDSPFNFVFRESDKISSPLLDLSEARLGYGEKTILEKVKLQLTPGARIGLLGPNGAGKSTLIKNLAGELEPLGGRLVRGENLTVGYFAQHQLDSLDAKANPLLHLQRLAPTEREQTLRDFLGGFDFRGARLDEPVVNFSGGEKARLALALIAWEKPNLLLLDEPTNHLDLEMRLALTMALQEFSGAVLVVSHDRHLLKSTTDDFLLVADGRVQEFDGDLDDYTRWLADYRLRNAPVSNTPVNADKTDKKAQRQQAAALRQQLAPHKREADKLERELGTLHEKLAKVEEALADSTNYEAANKDKLRDLLAEQARLKTRESELEEAWMEALELLESMQAELEALS, encoded by the coding sequence ATGATTCGACTTCAAAGCCTTACCTTACAGCGTGGTCCGCAACGTCTGCTAGAAGACGCCGAGCTGACCCTGCACGCCGGCCAGAAAGCCGGTCTGATCGGTGCCAACGGCGCCGGTAAATCCAGCCTCTTCGCTTTGCTGCGCGGTGAACTGACGCCTGACTCCGGCGACTGCCTGCTGCCTGCCGATTGGCGTATCGCACACATGCGCCAGGAGGTCGATACCCTTGAGCGTCTGGGTGTTGACTACGTTCTGGACGGCGACCTGCGCCTGCGAGAGGTTCAGCGTCAGCTCGCTGAAGCCGAAGCCGCCCAGGACGGTGCCGCCCAGGCGCGGCTGCATGCCGAACTCGACAGTGCCGATGGTTATACCGCCGATGCCCGCGCCCGCAAACTGCTGGCGGGCCTGGGGTTCACCAACGAGCAGATGGAACGTCAGGTCGGCAGTTTCTCCGGTGGCTGGCGGATGCGCCTGAACCTGGCGCAGGCCCTGATGTGTCCTTCGGACCTCTTGCTGCTCGATGAGCCGACCAACCACTTGGACCTGGACGCCATTCTGTGGCTGGAAGACTGGCTCAAGAGCTACCCCGGCACCTTGCTGCTGATTTCCCACGACCGTGATTTCCTTGATGCGGTGGTCGATCACATCGCCCATGTCGAGCAGCGCAAGATCACCCTCTATCGCGGTGGCTACAGCGCCTTCGAGCGTGCCCGTGCCGAACGTCTGGCCCAGCAGCAACAGGCCTACGAGAAGCAGCAGGCGCAACGTGCGCATATGGAAAAATACATTGCGCGCTTCAAGGCCCAGGCCACCAAGGCCCGTCAGGCACAGAGCCGGATCAAGGCCCTTGAGCGCATGGAAGAGCTGTCCGCCGCCCATGTGGATTCGCCATTCAACTTCGTTTTCCGTGAGTCCGACAAAATCTCCAGCCCGTTGCTGGATCTGTCCGAAGCACGTCTGGGCTATGGCGAAAAGACCATCCTGGAGAAGGTCAAACTGCAACTGACGCCGGGTGCGCGCATCGGTCTGCTGGGGCCTAACGGCGCGGGTAAATCGACCCTGATCAAAAACCTCGCGGGCGAGCTTGAGCCCTTGGGTGGCCGTCTGGTGCGGGGTGAAAACCTCACGGTTGGCTATTTTGCCCAGCATCAGCTCGACTCTCTGGATGCCAAGGCCAACCCCTTGCTGCATCTTCAGCGTCTGGCACCTACCGAGCGCGAGCAGACACTGCGCGACTTCCTCGGCGGCTTCGACTTCCGTGGCGCTCGCCTGGACGAGCCGGTGGTGAATTTCTCCGGTGGTGAAAAGGCGCGTCTGGCACTGGCCCTGATTGCCTGGGAAAAACCCAACCTGTTGCTGCTCGACGAACCGACCAACCACCTGGACCTGGAAATGCGCCTGGCGCTGACCATGGCCCTGCAGGAGTTCAGTGGCGCGGTACTGGTGGTTTCCCACGATCGGCATCTGCTCAAGAGCACCACCGATGACTTCCTGCTGGTCGCCGATGGCCGGGTGCAGGAGTTCGATGGCGATCTGGACGACTATACGCGCTGGCTGGCTGACTACCGTTTGCGCAATGCGCCGGTCAGCAACACACCGGTCAACGCCGACAAGACCGACAAGAAAGCCCAGCGTCAGCAGGCGGCAGCCTTGCGTCAGCAACTGGCTCCGCACAAGCGCGAAGCCGACAAGCTGGAGCGTGAGCTGGGAACCCTGCACGAGAAGCTGGCCAAGGTCGAAGAAGCCCTGGCCGACAGTACCAACTACGAGGCTGCCAACAAGGACAAACTGCGCGATCTGCTTGCGGAACAAGCCAGGTTGAAGACGCGGGAGTCCGAGCTGGAAGAGGCCTGGATGGAAGCGCTGGAGCTGCTGGAATCAATGCAGGCCGAACTGGAAGCATTGTCGTAA
- a CDS encoding mechanosensitive ion channel family protein gives MDFFGLTLTAYWIEPLWLGVQILLILLAGYVLQRVIGRFLTGLGERYPLPPELLVPVRGGLRWLIMGSAFVVVLGRLGVSATVLWTALSGFVAVAAVAFFAMWSVLSNLLCAILIFTIGPFRIGDVVELVETLDKPGVKGRVVAINLMFTTLIEMPEAGGALVQVPNSQFFQKAVRRWRGSDIVPQVMIEKPMGEQK, from the coding sequence ATGGACTTTTTCGGGTTGACGCTGACGGCCTACTGGATCGAACCGCTCTGGCTGGGCGTGCAGATCCTGTTGATTCTGTTGGCGGGTTACGTACTGCAGCGGGTAATCGGCCGTTTTCTGACGGGCCTGGGCGAACGTTATCCGCTGCCGCCGGAGCTGCTGGTGCCGGTGCGTGGCGGTTTGCGCTGGCTGATCATGGGCAGCGCGTTTGTCGTTGTCCTGGGCCGACTCGGCGTTTCTGCCACGGTACTGTGGACTGCGTTGTCGGGCTTTGTCGCGGTAGCCGCCGTCGCGTTCTTCGCGATGTGGAGTGTGCTGTCCAACCTGCTCTGCGCCATTCTGATCTTCACCATCGGCCCTTTCCGCATCGGCGATGTGGTTGAACTGGTCGAAACACTCGACAAACCCGGCGTCAAAGGCCGGGTCGTCGCCATCAACCTGATGTTCACTACCCTCATCGAAATGCCCGAGGCGGGTGGTGCGCTGGTGCAAGTGCCCAACAGTCAGTTCTTCCAGAAAGCGGTTCGCCGCTGGCGGGGCAGCGATATCGTCCCGCAGGTGATGATTGAGAAGCCGATGGGCGAGCAGAAATAA
- a CDS encoding LysE family transporter, protein MALETWLAFFAACWIISLSPGAGAIASMSCGLQYGFWRGYWNALGLQIALVVQIAIVAAGLGAVLGASELAFNLIKWFGVAYLVYLGIKQWRALPGDLSDESAIRPIGKPLSLVLRGFLVNISNPKALVFMLAILPQFIDPAEPLLAQYVIIALTMVAVDSVVMAGYTGLASRVLRLLKTPKQQRRLNRTFASLFVGAAGFLATLHRGTA, encoded by the coding sequence ATGGCGCTTGAAACGTGGCTGGCTTTTTTTGCCGCTTGCTGGATTATCAGTTTATCTCCCGGGGCAGGCGCCATTGCGTCGATGTCCTGTGGCCTGCAATACGGTTTCTGGCGCGGCTACTGGAATGCGCTGGGCCTGCAGATCGCCCTGGTGGTGCAGATCGCGATTGTCGCGGCGGGTCTGGGCGCTGTACTGGGCGCCTCCGAACTGGCATTCAATCTGATCAAATGGTTTGGTGTGGCCTACCTGGTTTATCTGGGGATCAAGCAATGGCGGGCGCTGCCTGGCGATCTGTCCGATGAGTCGGCGATTCGCCCGATCGGCAAGCCGTTGAGCCTGGTATTGCGTGGCTTTCTGGTCAACATCAGCAACCCCAAGGCGCTGGTGTTCATGCTGGCGATCCTGCCGCAGTTCATCGACCCTGCCGAACCGCTGCTGGCTCAATACGTGATCATAGCCTTGACCATGGTGGCCGTGGATTCAGTGGTGATGGCCGGTTACACCGGCCTTGCGTCCCGCGTACTGCGCCTGCTGAAAACCCCGAAACAACAACGCCGCCTGAACCGCACCTTCGCCAGCCTGTTTGTAGGGGCTGCGGGCTTTCTGGCGACACTTCACCGCGGAACTGCTTGA
- a CDS encoding penicillin-binding protein activator LpoB translates to MRAWIGIIGLACAFSVQAAPKIAVTGMAYQERVEQYIHTVSAKSDMRANYYSESGSSSYEEYESRTSYIEQSELQKFSGDIRGEILKSGLFQLVQGTPYKTGSKEDVYDVIARIKSGHFKGADYVLFGALSDIDFRQDVGEIANTNSYSAIMGLTVVGDFSLINTRTYEITSAFTAMGESQDTKLVNSRDVKISMNRGRVVRDASKSIGVDVARQLREQLRGEVEYTEQPIQQNLPRDEAPRILR, encoded by the coding sequence ATGCGTGCATGGATTGGCATTATCGGCCTGGCCTGCGCCTTCTCGGTTCAGGCAGCCCCAAAGATCGCCGTGACAGGCATGGCCTATCAGGAACGTGTGGAGCAATACATCCACACCGTTTCGGCGAAAAGCGACATGAGAGCCAACTACTACAGCGAAAGCGGCTCGTCGAGCTATGAAGAATACGAGTCCCGCACCAGCTACATCGAACAGAGTGAACTGCAGAAATTCAGCGGTGACATCAGGGGCGAGATCCTGAAGTCCGGGCTGTTCCAGCTGGTGCAGGGCACGCCTTACAAGACCGGCTCCAAAGAAGATGTGTACGACGTCATCGCACGCATCAAGAGCGGCCACTTCAAAGGTGCTGACTACGTATTGTTCGGCGCACTGTCGGACATCGACTTTCGCCAGGACGTAGGCGAAATTGCCAATACCAATAGCTACTCGGCCATTATGGGGCTGACAGTGGTCGGTGATTTCAGCCTGATCAACACCCGCACCTACGAAATCACCTCGGCCTTTACCGCCATGGGCGAAAGCCAGGACACCAAGCTGGTCAACAGCCGGGACGTGAAGATTTCCATGAACCGGGGTCGCGTGGTACGCGATGCCTCAAAGTCGATCGGCGTCGACGTGGCGCGTCAGTTGCGTGAGCAATTGCGTGGAGAAGTGGAATACACCGAACAGCCCATCCAGCAGAACCTGCCACGCGACGAAGCGCCACGGATTTTGCGTTGA
- the lpoB gene encoding penicillin-binding protein activator LpoB produces MFTRLCSIAALALLASGCANNSPVLGSKNISYGDTKAVETITNEFGSTDLQMIAESMTRSLAQSGILQGRPVVQVYDVKNKTSEYIDTREITTTIKTQLMKSGVARFASDNTEMQSQVDQLKLQNQSGLYKQSTVAKTGNMIAAKYRLEGSISSIVKRSEDYKDVFYKFSLQLIDVESGLAEWMDEKEIRKTTER; encoded by the coding sequence CTGTTTACACGTCTTTGCTCCATCGCCGCCCTCGCCCTGCTGGCCAGCGGCTGCGCCAATAACTCTCCGGTTCTTGGCAGCAAGAACATCAGTTATGGCGATACCAAGGCAGTCGAAACGATTACCAACGAATTCGGCTCCACCGACCTGCAGATGATCGCCGAGAGCATGACCCGCTCGCTGGCACAGTCCGGCATCCTGCAAGGCCGTCCGGTGGTTCAGGTCTACGATGTGAAGAACAAGACCAGCGAGTACATCGACACTCGCGAAATCACCACCACCATCAAGACCCAACTGATGAAGAGCGGCGTAGCCCGTTTCGCCAGCGACAACACCGAGATGCAGAGCCAGGTCGACCAGCTCAAGCTGCAGAACCAGAGCGGCCTGTACAAGCAGAGCACTGTCGCCAAGACCGGCAACATGATCGCCGCCAAATACCGCCTGGAAGGCTCGATCAGCTCCATCGTCAAGCGCAGCGAGGATTACAAGGACGTCTTCTACAAATTCAGCCTGCAACTGATCGATGTCGAAAGCGGCCTGGCAGAGTGGATGGACGAAAAAGAAATCCGCAAGACCACGGAGCGCTGA
- a CDS encoding YcfL family protein: MRIKIFGALALALLAGCATPPPPAPGSAASKVVALGDIKSIEVGAMRVARENGFLTVKAQLTNTSSRNKTMYYRFAWLGNDGFPVADEEAWKSLMIYGSQSTTLPAIAPNPRATDFRLEINTP; this comes from the coding sequence ATGCGTATCAAGATTTTCGGCGCACTGGCGCTGGCCCTGCTCGCAGGCTGCGCAACCCCGCCACCTCCGGCTCCGGGCAGCGCAGCCAGTAAAGTGGTCGCACTTGGCGACATCAAAAGCATTGAAGTCGGCGCCATGCGTGTGGCTCGGGAAAATGGCTTCCTGACCGTCAAGGCTCAGTTGACCAACACCAGCAGCCGCAACAAGACGATGTACTACCGCTTCGCGTGGCTGGGTAACGATGGTTTTCCTGTCGCAGACGAAGAAGCCTGGAAAAGCCTGATGATCTATGGCTCGCAAAGCACCACGCTGCCAGCTATCGCACCCAATCCGCGGGCAACCGATTTCCGTCTTGAAATCAACACGCCTTGA
- a CDS encoding COG3014 family protein has translation MPSRFLTASALVASVLLTGCSVFRSYDSELKETNQQLASGNVDAALGTLEKNNTGENKDLLYYFEKGELLRSKGDFAGSQAAWRTADQVVFKWEEAVKFDTDKYLAQFGSFLINDKVRRYEGYDYEKVMLTTQMALNLLGQNDFDGARTEIKKTHEREAVIANLRDKEYFKSEQEAESKGVKNQFKDLKGYPVESLDAPEVVGLKNSYQSAFSHYLAGFVYEALGEKDLAAPGYRKAAELRPNTPLLEKSLADLDAAASKDGSSEVLLVVQSGFAPARDSVNIPLPLPISGNLVITPLSFPVIKPDTSTPIVTQITLDGQPLNLTLLNSTTDMSRRALRDDMPGIIVRTTLRAITRGVAQKQLNDVNPLAGLAVGIASAITEGADTRTWRTLPDNTLVARLRLTPGMHQVVLPSTLGGTHVQVKVDQRYQVVTLRALGNQVFTNGLAAQVTPVNIPQALAVKQP, from the coding sequence ATGCCCTCCCGTTTTCTGACCGCCTCTGCGCTGGTCGCCTCTGTTCTGCTGACAGGGTGCTCCGTCTTCCGTAGCTATGACTCCGAACTGAAGGAAACCAACCAGCAACTGGCCAGCGGCAATGTCGATGCCGCCCTCGGCACACTGGAAAAAAACAACACCGGCGAAAACAAAGACCTGCTCTATTACTTCGAGAAAGGCGAACTGCTGCGCTCCAAGGGCGATTTCGCCGGCAGTCAGGCGGCCTGGCGCACAGCCGATCAGGTGGTGTTCAAGTGGGAAGAAGCGGTCAAGTTCGACACCGACAAATACCTCGCCCAGTTCGGCAGCTTCCTGATCAACGACAAGGTGCGTCGCTACGAAGGCTATGACTATGAAAAGGTCATGCTGACCACCCAGATGGCGCTCAACCTGCTGGGCCAGAACGATTTCGACGGTGCCCGTACCGAAATCAAGAAGACCCACGAACGTGAAGCCGTGATCGCCAACCTGCGCGACAAGGAATACTTCAAGAGCGAGCAGGAAGCCGAAAGCAAGGGCGTGAAAAACCAGTTCAAGGACCTCAAGGGCTACCCGGTCGAGTCACTGGACGCGCCCGAAGTCGTTGGTCTGAAGAACAGCTACCAGAGTGCGTTCAGCCATTATCTGGCAGGTTTCGTCTACGAAGCCCTGGGGGAAAAAGACCTCGCCGCGCCGGGCTATCGCAAGGCCGCAGAACTGCGCCCCAACACTCCATTGCTGGAAAAATCCCTGGCCGATCTCGACGCGGCGGCCAGCAAGGATGGCAGCAGCGAAGTACTGCTCGTGGTCCAGAGCGGTTTTGCTCCAGCCCGTGATTCGGTAAATATCCCGCTGCCATTGCCGATCAGCGGCAATCTGGTCATCACGCCGCTGTCATTCCCGGTCATCAAGCCGGATACCAGCACCCCGATCGTCACCCAGATCACCCTGGACGGCCAGCCGCTCAACCTGACGCTGCTCAACAGCACCACTGACATGTCGCGCCGCGCCCTTCGCGACGACATGCCAGGCATCATCGTGCGCACCACGCTGCGCGCCATCACCCGTGGCGTTGCGCAAAAACAGCTCAACGACGTCAACCCGCTGGCCGGTCTGGCAGTCGGTATCGCTTCGGCCATTACCGAGGGTGCTGACACCCGCACCTGGCGCACCTTGCCGGACAACACACTGGTGGCACGACTGCGTCTGACGCCGGGCATGCATCAGGTGGTATTGCCGAGCACCCTGGGCGGCACGCATGTGCAGGTCAAGGTCGATCAGCGCTATCAGGTCGTCACCCTGCGCGCCCTGGGCAATCAGGTATTCACCAATGGCCTCGCGGCCCAGGTTACTCCCGTGAATATCCCGCAAGCCCTTGCCGTCAAACAACCCTGA